In Xanthomonas sacchari, a genomic segment contains:
- a CDS encoding DUF779 domain-containing protein, giving the protein MDAPAAAPPPQVLATLPALQLIARLRARHGPLLFHQSGGCCDGSSPMCYPQDDFIVGDRDVLLGEIGEAPFYISPSQFAYWKHTQLIIDVVPGRGGMFSLENGEGVRFLVRSRLFEDSEYAALEAAGKV; this is encoded by the coding sequence ATGGACGCGCCCGCTGCCGCGCCGCCGCCGCAGGTGCTGGCGACGTTGCCGGCGCTGCAGCTGATCGCGCGGCTGCGGGCGCGGCACGGCCCGCTGCTGTTCCATCAGTCCGGCGGCTGCTGCGACGGCTCCTCGCCGATGTGCTACCCGCAGGACGACTTCATCGTCGGCGACCGCGACGTGCTGCTGGGCGAGATCGGCGAAGCGCCGTTCTACATCAGCCCGTCGCAGTTCGCCTACTGGAAGCACACCCAGCTGATCATCGACGTCGTCCCAGGCCGTGGCGGCATGTTCTCGCTGGAGAACGGCGAGGGCGTGCGCTTCCTGGTGCGTTCGCGGTTGTTCGAGGATAGCGAGTACGCCGCGCTGGAGGCGGCGGGGAAGGTGTAG
- a CDS encoding Ku protein, whose translation MPRPIWTGTLSFGLLNVPVSLMSGERRIDLHFRMLDARDKRPIRFERVNADTGEEVPWKDIVKAYEYSKGNYVVVEQQDIASAAPESHETVEVEAFVDAAEIDLRYFEKPYVLVPGKKAEKGYVLLRETLRNTGKVGIARVVIRTREYLSAVMPLQDALVLILLRYPQELVELDDYTLPSGKATDYRISAKETEMAAQLIDSMSGRWDPGAYHDEFRERLHAVIQKRIEAQEGTTQVDEDAEAPQREDAATNVVDFMSLLQKSLDAKKRTPARQDASVPVRKTAKKASKPAKPAAGKAKKATRAKPAATKAKPAARKAPARRKAG comes from the coding sequence ATGCCGCGCCCGATCTGGACCGGCACGCTGTCCTTCGGCCTGCTCAACGTGCCGGTGTCGCTGATGTCCGGCGAACGCCGGATCGACCTGCACTTCCGCATGCTCGACGCGCGCGACAAGCGCCCGATCCGCTTCGAGCGGGTCAATGCCGACACCGGCGAGGAAGTGCCGTGGAAGGACATCGTCAAGGCCTACGAATACAGCAAGGGCAACTACGTGGTGGTCGAGCAGCAGGACATCGCCTCGGCCGCGCCGGAAAGCCACGAGACGGTGGAAGTGGAGGCTTTCGTCGACGCCGCCGAGATCGACCTGCGCTACTTCGAGAAGCCCTACGTGCTGGTGCCGGGCAAGAAGGCCGAGAAGGGCTACGTGCTGCTGCGCGAAACCCTGCGCAACACCGGCAAGGTCGGCATCGCGCGGGTGGTGATCCGCACCCGCGAGTATCTGTCCGCGGTGATGCCGCTGCAGGACGCGCTGGTGCTGATCCTGCTGCGCTATCCGCAGGAACTGGTGGAGCTGGACGACTACACGCTGCCCAGCGGCAAGGCCACCGATTATCGGATCAGCGCCAAGGAAACCGAGATGGCGGCGCAGCTGATCGACTCGATGTCCGGGCGCTGGGATCCCGGTGCCTACCACGACGAGTTCCGCGAGCGCCTGCATGCGGTGATCCAGAAGCGGATCGAGGCGCAGGAGGGCACCACCCAGGTCGACGAGGACGCCGAGGCGCCGCAGCGCGAGGACGCCGCCACCAACGTGGTCGACTTCATGTCGCTGTTGCAGAAGAGCCTGGATGCCAAGAAGCGCACGCCGGCCAGGCAGGACGCCAGCGTGCCGGTGCGCAAGACCGCGAAGAAGGCGTCCAAGCCGGCCAAGCCGGCGGCCGGCAAGGCGAAGAAGGCCACGCGCGCGAAGCCGGCGGCGACCAAGGCCAAGCCGGCCGCGCGCAAGGCGCCGGCGCGGCGCAAGGCGGGGTAG
- the lldD gene encoding FMN-dependent L-lactate dehydrogenase LldD, whose protein sequence is MIISASTDYRAAAQRRLPPFLFHYIDGGAYAEHTLRHNVSDLSDIALRQRVLRDDMSALDLRTELFGEPLALPVALGPVGLTGMYARRGEVQAAKAAAAKGVPFTLSTVSVCPIEEVAPAIDRPMWFQLYVLRDRGFMRNALERAKAAGVTTLVFTVDMPVPGARYRDAHSGMSGPNAPLRRMLQAVTHPRWAWDVGLRGRPHDLGNISTYRGHPTGLADYIGWLGANFDPSITWKDLEWIREFWSGPMVIKGILDPADARDAVRFGADGIVVSNHGGRQLDGVLSSARALPAIADAVKGELKILADSGVRNGLDVVRMLALGADAVLLGRAFVYALAAAGQAGVEHLLTLIEKEMQVAMTLTGAKSIAAISRDSLAQVTREAMLSA, encoded by the coding sequence ATGATCATTTCCGCTTCCACCGACTACCGTGCCGCCGCGCAGCGCCGGCTGCCGCCGTTCCTGTTCCACTACATCGACGGCGGCGCCTATGCCGAGCACACCCTGCGCCACAACGTGTCCGACCTGAGCGACATCGCCCTGCGCCAACGCGTGCTGCGCGACGACATGTCGGCGCTGGACCTGCGCACCGAGCTGTTCGGCGAACCCCTGGCGTTGCCGGTGGCGCTGGGGCCGGTGGGCCTGACCGGCATGTACGCGCGCCGCGGCGAGGTGCAGGCGGCGAAGGCGGCGGCGGCCAAGGGCGTGCCGTTCACCCTGTCCACGGTGTCGGTGTGCCCGATCGAGGAAGTGGCGCCGGCGATCGACCGGCCGATGTGGTTCCAGCTCTATGTGCTGCGCGACCGCGGCTTCATGCGCAATGCACTGGAGCGGGCCAAGGCGGCCGGCGTCACCACCCTGGTGTTCACCGTGGACATGCCGGTGCCCGGCGCGCGCTACCGCGACGCGCACTCGGGCATGAGCGGCCCCAATGCGCCGCTGCGGCGCATGCTGCAGGCCGTCACCCACCCGCGCTGGGCCTGGGACGTGGGCCTGCGCGGGCGCCCGCACGACCTGGGCAACATCTCCACCTACCGCGGCCATCCCACCGGACTGGCCGACTACATCGGCTGGCTCGGCGCCAACTTCGACCCGTCGATCACCTGGAAGGACCTGGAATGGATCCGCGAATTCTGGTCCGGGCCGATGGTGATCAAGGGCATCCTCGACCCGGCCGACGCGCGCGATGCGGTGCGCTTCGGCGCCGACGGCATCGTCGTTTCCAACCACGGCGGGCGCCAGCTCGACGGCGTGCTGTCCAGCGCGCGGGCGCTGCCGGCGATCGCCGATGCGGTGAAGGGCGAGCTGAAGATCCTGGCCGACTCCGGCGTGCGCAACGGCCTGGACGTGGTGCGCATGCTGGCGCTGGGCGCCGACGCGGTGCTGCTCGGCCGCGCCTTCGTCTACGCGCTGGCCGCGGCCGGCCAGGCCGGGGTGGAGCATCTGCTGACCCTGATCGAGAAGGAGATGCAGGTGGCCATGACCCTGACCGGCGCCAAGTCGATCGCGGCGATCTCGCGCGATTCGCTGGCGCAGGTGACGCGCGAGGCGATGCTCTCGGCGTAG
- the lldR gene encoding transcriptional regulator LldR produces the protein MTKRSIAASAPAAAEPPARLSDRVAAQLRTLIAQRGLAVDARLPAERTLAAELGVSRPVLREAIAQLASQGLLRARAGGGTYVQRPPTPEDQVVAPLQPFLPLLHADPEYRFDVLEARHALEGATAWHAALRATDEDRARIDAAFEALLQTHAQADAAAQAHADADFHLAIAEATHNRVLLQVMRGLFDLLQANISQSRQQLFASPRIFAALHAQHRALRDAILAGDPERARAAAHAHLEFVHSALRTLDEDDARRARASRLPSSP, from the coding sequence ATGACCAAACGTTCCATCGCCGCCAGCGCGCCGGCGGCCGCCGAGCCCCCTGCCCGGCTCAGCGACCGGGTCGCCGCCCAACTGCGCACGCTGATCGCGCAACGCGGCCTGGCGGTCGACGCGCGCCTGCCCGCCGAGCGCACCCTGGCCGCGGAACTGGGTGTCTCCCGCCCGGTGCTGCGCGAAGCCATCGCCCAACTCGCCAGCCAGGGGCTGCTGCGCGCGCGCGCGGGCGGCGGCACCTACGTGCAACGGCCACCGACCCCGGAGGACCAGGTGGTGGCGCCGCTGCAGCCGTTCCTGCCGCTGCTGCACGCCGACCCGGAATACCGCTTCGACGTGCTGGAGGCCCGCCACGCCCTGGAAGGCGCCACCGCCTGGCACGCGGCGCTGCGCGCCACCGACGAGGACCGCGCGCGCATCGACGCGGCATTCGAGGCGCTGCTGCAGACCCATGCGCAGGCCGATGCGGCGGCCCAGGCGCACGCCGACGCCGATTTCCACCTGGCGATCGCCGAAGCCACCCACAACCGCGTGCTGCTGCAGGTGATGCGCGGCCTGTTCGACCTGCTGCAGGCCAACATCTCGCAGAGCCGGCAGCAGCTGTTCGCCTCGCCGCGCATCTTCGCCGCCCTGCACGCCCAGCACCGCGCGCTGCGCGACGCGATCCTGGCCGGCGACCCCGAGCGCGCCCGCGCCGCCGCGCACGCCCACCTGGAATTCGTGCACAGCGCGCTGCGCACCCTCGACGAGGACGATGCGCGCCGCGCCCGCGCCTCGCGCCTGCCCTCCTCTCCCTGA
- a CDS encoding methyltransferase family protein, whose amino-acid sequence MPLTLHHPDLLFLLLGLGWGAYELLLSHRRRAADGGARDQGTLRLLWRVLYAAVALGVLLSMLGVWRYAPHLREPLRWLACALLAGGLALRLWSIRVLARWFTVDVTIQEGHRLVRHGPYRYLRHPSYTGALLAFYGLALGMGNVLSLLVIVLPVTWAFLRRIRVEEAMLTQAFPEEYPDYAAHSWRLLPWVW is encoded by the coding sequence ATGCCCCTGACCCTGCACCATCCGGATCTGCTGTTCCTGCTGCTCGGCCTGGGCTGGGGCGCCTACGAACTGTTACTCAGCCACCGCCGCCGCGCCGCCGACGGCGGCGCCCGCGACCAGGGCACGCTGCGCCTGCTGTGGCGCGTGCTGTACGCCGCGGTGGCGCTGGGCGTGCTGCTGTCGATGCTCGGCGTGTGGCGCTATGCGCCGCACCTGCGCGAACCGCTGCGCTGGCTCGCCTGTGCACTGCTGGCCGGCGGGCTGGCGCTACGGCTGTGGTCGATCCGCGTGCTGGCGCGCTGGTTCACCGTTGACGTGACCATCCAGGAAGGCCACCGCCTGGTCCGCCACGGGCCGTACCGCTATCTGCGGCACCCCTCCTACACCGGCGCGCTGCTGGCGTTCTACGGGCTGGCGCTGGGCATGGGCAACGTGCTGTCGCTGCTGGTGATCGTGCTGCCGGTGACCTGGGCGTTCCTGCGCCGCATCCGCGTCGAGGAGGCGATGCTGACCCAGGCCTTCCCCGAGGAGTACCCGGACTACGCCGCGCACAGCTGGCGGCTGTTGCCGTGGGTGTGGTGA
- a CDS encoding sensor histidine kinase, with translation MNRFLRDLIEPKRLAGLLTVATVLWSFQFAPHAQAAWRWIAATLFLLPLLGAHYLPARWRDAALWLEAVAAMALVWLEPQVGTAPVLLVVVVAQVALQWPPRQVLLLAVLANLGTFLALSAAGIRHPLLTTLIYAGFHAFAGLSAHYARTAELAREALARVNADLLATRALLADSTRDAERLRLARELHDVAGHKLTAMRIQLRLLLADPALAPRAEVATVERLSGELLADIRAVVQSLRDERGVDLETALCALAAPFPRPQLQVQIDPALRITDPHLAETLLRLVQEALTNAARHADAAHVRVRLGQDRQQLCLDIEDDGHRAERIREGNGIAGMRERLAALHGRLELGRTPHGGMQLSARLPL, from the coding sequence ATGAACCGATTCCTGCGCGACCTGATCGAGCCCAAGCGCCTGGCCGGGCTGCTGACCGTGGCCACGGTGCTGTGGTCGTTCCAGTTCGCGCCGCATGCCCAGGCGGCTTGGCGCTGGATCGCGGCGACGCTGTTCCTGCTGCCGCTGCTAGGCGCGCACTATCTGCCCGCGCGCTGGCGCGATGCCGCGCTGTGGCTCGAAGCCGTCGCGGCGATGGCCCTGGTCTGGCTGGAGCCGCAGGTCGGCACCGCGCCGGTGTTGCTGGTGGTGGTGGTCGCGCAGGTGGCGCTGCAATGGCCGCCGCGGCAGGTGCTGCTGTTGGCCGTGCTGGCCAACCTGGGCACGTTCCTGGCGCTGTCCGCCGCCGGGATCCGGCACCCGCTGCTGACCACGCTGATCTACGCCGGCTTCCATGCCTTCGCCGGCCTGAGCGCGCACTACGCGCGCACCGCCGAGCTGGCGCGCGAGGCGCTGGCGCGGGTCAACGCCGACCTGCTGGCCACCCGCGCGCTGCTCGCCGACAGCACCCGCGATGCCGAGCGCCTGCGCCTGGCGCGCGAACTGCACGACGTGGCCGGGCACAAGCTCACCGCCATGCGCATCCAGTTGCGCCTGCTGCTGGCCGATCCGGCGCTGGCGCCACGCGCCGAGGTGGCGACGGTGGAGCGGCTGTCCGGCGAGCTGCTGGCCGACATCCGCGCGGTGGTGCAGTCGCTGCGCGACGAACGTGGCGTGGACCTGGAGACGGCGCTGTGCGCCCTGGCCGCGCCGTTCCCGCGGCCGCAGTTGCAGGTGCAGATCGACCCGGCGCTGCGCATCACCGATCCGCACCTGGCCGAGACCCTGCTGCGGCTGGTGCAGGAAGCGCTGACCAACGCCGCGCGGCATGCCGATGCCGCGCACGTGCGGGTACGCCTGGGCCAGGACCGGCAGCAGCTGTGCCTGGATATCGAGGACGACGGCCACCGCGCCGAGCGCATCCGCGAAGGCAATGGCATCGCCGGCATGCGCGAACGCCTGGCGGCGCTGCACGGGCGCCTGGAACTGGGCCGCACGCCGCACGGCGGGATGCAGCTGAGCGCGAGGCTGCCGCTGTGA
- a CDS encoding response regulator transcription factor, with amino-acid sequence MSALRIALADDQVLVRAGLRALLQTQGIAVACEADDGQALLDAVAATPVDVVLSDIRMPGMDGIQALQQLRARGDRTPVLLLTTFDESDLLLRATAAGAQGFLLKDAAPEDLREAIARVAAGETLLQPVSTDPVRARYRYRDEDAPRDTFNEREVAILRLLAGGYSNKEIARSVFLAEGTVKNYVSTILDKLGTRDRTRAVLKAITLRII; translated from the coding sequence GTGAGCGCGCTGCGGATCGCCCTGGCCGACGACCAGGTGTTGGTGCGTGCCGGCCTGCGCGCGCTGCTGCAGACCCAGGGCATCGCCGTCGCCTGCGAGGCCGACGACGGCCAGGCCTTGCTCGACGCGGTGGCGGCGACGCCGGTGGACGTGGTGCTCAGCGACATCCGCATGCCGGGCATGGACGGCATCCAGGCGTTGCAGCAGCTGCGCGCGCGCGGCGACCGCACGCCGGTGCTGCTGCTCACCACCTTCGACGAGTCCGACCTGCTGCTGCGCGCCACCGCCGCCGGCGCGCAGGGCTTCCTGCTGAAGGACGCCGCGCCGGAGGACCTGCGCGAAGCGATCGCGCGCGTGGCCGCCGGCGAGACCCTGCTGCAGCCGGTCAGCACCGACCCGGTGCGCGCGCGCTACCGCTACCGCGACGAGGACGCCCCGCGCGACACCTTCAACGAACGCGAAGTAGCGATCCTGCGCCTGCTCGCCGGCGGCTACTCCAACAAGGAGATCGCGCGCAGCGTGTTCCTGGCCGAGGGCACGGTGAAGAACTACGTCTCCACCATCCTCGACAAGCTCGGCACCCGCGACCGCACCCGCGCCGTGCTCAAGGCGATCACCTTGCGCATCATCTGA
- the fabV gene encoding enoyl-ACP reductase FabV, whose amino-acid sequence MIIHPKVRGFICTTTHPLGCERNVLEQIAATRARGVRHDGPKNVLVIGASSGYGLASRITAAFGFGAATLGVFFEKPGSDKKAGTAGWYNAAAFDKQAKAAGLYSKSINGDAFSDQAREKVIELIKQDMGGQVDLVVYSLASPVRKLPSTGEVKRSALKPIGQTYTATAIDTNKDTIIEASIEPATEQEIADTVTVMGGQDWELWIDALDAAGVLAPGARTVAFSYIGTEITWPIYWHGALGKAKVDLDQTAQRLHARLQPQGGTANVAVLKSVVTQASAAIPVMPLYISMVYKIMKEKGLHEGTIEQADRLFRERLYREDGQPAATDDENRLRLDDWELRDDVQDACKALWPQVTTENLFQLTDYAGYKHEFLKLFGFERQDVDYDADVDPDVTFDCVEL is encoded by the coding sequence TTGATCATCCATCCGAAAGTCCGCGGTTTCATCTGCACCACCACGCACCCGCTCGGCTGCGAGCGCAACGTGCTCGAGCAGATCGCCGCCACGCGCGCGCGCGGCGTGCGCCACGATGGCCCGAAGAATGTGCTGGTGATCGGCGCGTCCAGCGGCTACGGCCTGGCCTCGCGCATCACCGCCGCGTTCGGCTTCGGCGCCGCCACCCTCGGCGTGTTCTTCGAAAAGCCCGGCAGCGACAAGAAGGCCGGCACCGCCGGTTGGTACAACGCCGCCGCCTTCGACAAGCAGGCCAAGGCTGCCGGCCTGTACAGCAAGTCGATCAACGGCGACGCGTTCTCCGACCAGGCGCGCGAGAAGGTGATCGAGCTGATCAAGCAGGACATGGGCGGCCAGGTCGACCTGGTGGTGTATTCGCTGGCCTCGCCGGTGCGCAAGCTGCCGAGCACCGGCGAAGTGAAGCGTTCGGCGCTCAAGCCGATCGGCCAGACCTACACCGCCACCGCGATCGACACCAACAAGGACACCATCATCGAAGCCTCGATCGAGCCGGCCACCGAGCAGGAGATCGCCGACACCGTCACCGTGATGGGCGGGCAGGACTGGGAGCTGTGGATCGATGCGCTGGACGCCGCCGGCGTGCTCGCCCCGGGCGCGCGCACCGTCGCCTTCAGCTACATCGGCACCGAGATCACCTGGCCGATCTACTGGCACGGCGCGCTGGGCAAGGCCAAGGTCGACCTCGACCAGACCGCGCAGCGCCTGCACGCGCGCCTGCAGCCGCAGGGCGGCACGGCCAACGTAGCGGTGCTGAAATCGGTGGTGACCCAGGCCAGCGCCGCGATCCCGGTGATGCCGCTGTACATCTCCATGGTCTACAAGATCATGAAGGAAAAGGGCCTGCACGAAGGCACCATCGAACAGGCCGACCGCCTGTTCCGCGAGCGCCTGTACCGCGAGGACGGCCAGCCGGCGGCCACCGACGACGAGAACCGCCTGCGCCTGGACGACTGGGAACTGCGCGACGACGTGCAGGACGCCTGCAAGGCGCTGTGGCCGCAGGTGACCACCGAGAACCTGTTCCAGCTCACCGACTACGCCGGCTACAAGCACGAGTTCCTCAAGCTGTTCGGCTTCGAACGCCAGGACGTGGACTACGACGCCGACGTCGATCCGGACGTGACCTTCGATTGCGTGGAGCTCTGA
- a CDS encoding sugar kinase has product MTASRFVCFGELLLRLGAPGHERLLQTPRLEVQVGGAEANVGVALAHFGHAVSVVSVLPDNPLGQAAAGELRRHGVDTGGIRFVPGRMGLYFLSTGAGHRPSEVTYDRAGSAFAQDAGDRHDWPTLLQGAQWLHLSGVTPALGEPGAAAALAAAQAARAAGVRVSFDGNYRPKLWEAWHGDAPGILRQLLAQADVLFADHRDLEVVLGHRYPQDSVQARVEAGARDAFAAFPQLQAMACTQRVAHSVDRHSLGAMLLRRAGGVAHAPAEELSGIVDRIGGGDAFAAGVLHGLSQGWDDTATIRFGLAAGCLKHSLPGDVLALSEAEVQACVGATRFDVRR; this is encoded by the coding sequence ATGACCGCTTCCCGCTTCGTCTGCTTCGGCGAACTGTTGCTGCGCCTGGGCGCGCCCGGCCACGAACGGCTGCTGCAGACGCCGCGGCTGGAGGTGCAGGTGGGCGGCGCCGAGGCCAACGTCGGCGTGGCGCTGGCGCATTTCGGCCATGCCGTCTCCGTGGTCAGCGTGCTGCCGGACAACCCGCTGGGCCAGGCCGCGGCCGGCGAACTGCGGCGGCATGGCGTGGACACCGGCGGCATCCGCTTCGTGCCCGGGCGCATGGGCCTGTATTTCCTCAGCACCGGCGCCGGGCACCGGCCCAGCGAAGTCACCTACGACCGCGCCGGCTCGGCCTTCGCGCAGGATGCCGGCGACCGCCACGACTGGCCGACGCTGCTGCAAGGCGCGCAGTGGCTGCACCTGTCCGGGGTGACCCCGGCGCTGGGCGAGCCCGGCGCGGCGGCGGCGCTGGCCGCGGCGCAGGCGGCGCGCGCGGCCGGGGTGCGGGTGTCGTTCGACGGCAACTACCGTCCCAAGCTGTGGGAGGCCTGGCACGGCGACGCGCCGGGCATCCTGCGACAGCTGCTGGCCCAGGCGGACGTGCTGTTCGCCGACCACCGCGACCTGGAGGTGGTGCTGGGCCACCGCTATCCGCAGGACAGCGTGCAGGCGCGGGTGGAGGCCGGCGCGCGCGACGCCTTTGCCGCCTTCCCGCAGCTGCAGGCGATGGCCTGCACCCAGCGCGTGGCGCACAGCGTGGACCGGCACAGCCTGGGCGCGATGCTGCTGCGCCGCGCCGGCGGCGTCGCGCACGCGCCGGCCGAGGAGCTGAGCGGCATCGTCGACCGCATCGGCGGCGGCGACGCCTTCGCCGCCGGCGTGCTGCACGGGTTGAGCCAGGGGTGGGACGACACCGCCACGATCCGCTTCGGCCTGGCCGCCGGCTGCCTCAAGCACTCGCTGCCCGGCGACGTGCTGGCGCTGAGCGAGGCCGAGGTGCAGGCTTGCGTGGGGGCGACGCGGTTCGATGTGAGGCGGTGA
- a CDS encoding TonB-dependent receptor, with translation MQSRTERRKTPVTLLALSIGLALQAGALQAQEAPAQAPATASADATTELDTVVVTGYRASVEKALDIKRAEKGMVDAIVAEDVGKFPDTNLAESLQRIPGVVITRDAGEGRNISVRGLGPDFTRVRINGMEALTTVGASDQSGGTNRGRGFDFNVFASDLFTQMVVRKTASADVEEGSLGATVDLRTARPFDYDGFTFAANGQATYNGMSEKADPRIAALVANTWADGTFGALMSVAYSERQVLEEGSGTTRWANGPSNNGYSPTSPFAAANSANVFSPRIPRYTQMEHKQNRLGVTGSLQWKPSDNTEFSLDGLYSKIDAKRDEHYIEAISFSRGRSQNGKPEMIVRDGYVDPASGALLYGRFDNVDIRSENRHDEWNTVFKQLTLSGEHRFSDTFKITGEIGTSSSKHRNPIQTTVIMDKNNVAGYSYDYRNSYTSPVFNYGIDPTAATGWTLAEVRMRPQSANNDFDTGSLNFEWNLGPNFTLKGGVLAKNYGFDTKEFRRASETSVPAFATGNRIVPTDLVALAGLKGIEGTPSNWAVPDLNGIADALDIYSGNGTWALAERAVNTRSVEEKDRGAWLMGDFAFDIGAIPFSGNIGVRYVKTNQSSTGYALVGANLINTTVERDYSDTLPSLNLVAEITPDFLIRFGAAKVMTRPGLGSLTPGVTVAVAGGARTVSGGNPNLDPIRAKTADLGFEWYLQEGAMLGLALFYKDIDSFVQTTRTIAPYSSSGLPVSLLDGTGAAASDDFVFSVPLNTPGGKLKGAEFNYIQPFSFLPGKWANFGTQLNYTYVQSKIQYVTGSGALSFNTDLTGLSKNAYNATLFYEGERFSGRVSLTHRDGYLTQVPATETGFDMHGMRGTNVVDAKLTYKIDEKIDISLEGQNLTNVPYYEWVQTSAGGAQLPLTYSETGRQYAIGVRYKF, from the coding sequence ATGCAATCACGTACCGAACGCCGGAAGACACCGGTTACCTTGCTCGCGCTGTCGATCGGCCTGGCCCTGCAGGCCGGCGCCCTGCAGGCGCAGGAAGCCCCGGCGCAGGCGCCGGCCACGGCCTCCGCCGATGCCACCACCGAGCTCGATACCGTCGTCGTCACCGGCTACCGCGCCAGCGTGGAGAAGGCGCTGGACATCAAGCGCGCCGAGAAGGGCATGGTCGACGCCATCGTCGCCGAGGACGTGGGCAAGTTCCCCGACACCAACCTGGCCGAGTCGCTGCAGCGCATCCCCGGCGTGGTCATCACCCGCGACGCCGGCGAAGGCCGCAACATCTCCGTGCGCGGCCTCGGCCCGGACTTCACCCGCGTGCGCATCAACGGCATGGAGGCGCTGACCACGGTCGGCGCCAGCGACCAGAGCGGCGGCACCAACCGCGGCCGCGGCTTCGACTTCAACGTGTTCGCCTCGGACCTGTTCACCCAGATGGTGGTGCGCAAGACCGCCTCGGCCGACGTCGAGGAAGGCTCGCTGGGCGCCACGGTCGACCTGCGCACCGCGCGGCCGTTCGACTACGACGGCTTCACCTTCGCCGCCAACGGCCAGGCCACCTACAACGGCATGTCGGAGAAGGCCGATCCGCGCATCGCCGCGCTGGTCGCCAACACCTGGGCCGACGGCACCTTCGGCGCGCTGATGTCGGTGGCCTATTCCGAGCGCCAGGTGCTGGAAGAGGGCAGCGGCACCACGCGCTGGGCCAACGGCCCCAGCAACAACGGCTACAGCCCCACCTCGCCGTTCGCCGCGGCCAACAGCGCCAACGTGTTTAGCCCGCGCATCCCGCGCTACACGCAGATGGAGCACAAGCAGAACCGCCTGGGCGTGACCGGCTCGCTGCAGTGGAAGCCCAGCGACAATACCGAGTTCTCGCTGGACGGGCTGTACTCGAAGATCGACGCCAAGCGCGACGAGCACTACATCGAGGCGATCAGCTTCAGCCGCGGTCGCTCGCAGAACGGCAAGCCGGAGATGATCGTGCGCGACGGCTACGTCGATCCGGCCTCCGGCGCGCTGCTGTACGGCCGCTTCGACAACGTCGACATCCGCTCGGAGAACCGCCACGACGAGTGGAACACGGTCTTCAAGCAGCTCACCCTGAGCGGCGAGCACCGTTTCAGCGACACCTTCAAGATCACCGGCGAGATCGGCACCTCCAGTTCCAAGCACCGGAACCCGATCCAGACCACGGTGATCATGGACAAGAACAACGTCGCCGGCTACAGCTACGACTACCGCAACAGCTACACCTCGCCGGTGTTCAACTACGGCATCGACCCGACCGCCGCCACCGGCTGGACCCTGGCCGAAGTGCGCATGCGCCCGCAGTCGGCCAACAACGACTTCGACACCGGCTCGCTGAACTTCGAGTGGAACCTGGGCCCGAACTTCACCCTCAAGGGCGGCGTGCTGGCCAAGAACTACGGCTTCGACACCAAGGAGTTCCGCCGCGCCTCCGAGACCAGCGTGCCGGCCTTCGCCACCGGCAACCGCATCGTGCCCACCGACCTGGTCGCGCTGGCCGGGCTGAAGGGCATCGAGGGCACGCCGTCGAACTGGGCCGTGCCCGACCTCAACGGCATTGCCGATGCGCTGGACATCTACAGCGGCAACGGCACCTGGGCGTTGGCCGAGCGCGCGGTCAACACCCGCAGCGTGGAAGAGAAGGACCGCGGCGCCTGGTTGATGGGCGACTTCGCCTTCGACATCGGCGCGATCCCGTTCTCCGGCAACATCGGCGTGCGCTACGTGAAGACCAACCAGTCCTCCACCGGCTACGCCCTGGTCGGCGCGAACCTGATCAACACCACGGTCGAGCGCGACTACAGCGACACCCTGCCGTCGCTGAACCTGGTCGCCGAGATCACCCCGGACTTCCTGATCCGCTTCGGCGCCGCCAAGGTGATGACGCGGCCGGGCCTGGGCAGCCTGACCCCGGGCGTGACGGTCGCGGTGGCCGGCGGCGCGCGCACGGTCAGCGGCGGCAACCCGAACCTGGATCCGATCCGCGCCAAGACCGCCGACCTCGGCTTCGAGTGGTACCTGCAGGAAGGCGCGATGCTGGGCCTGGCGCTGTTCTACAAGGACATCGACAGCTTCGTGCAGACCACGCGCACCATCGCCCCGTACTCCAGCAGCGGCCTGCCGGTCAGCCTGCTCGACGGCACCGGCGCGGCGGCCAGCGACGACTTCGTCTTCAGCGTGCCGCTCAACACGCCGGGCGGCAAGTTGAAGGGCGCCGAGTTCAACTACATCCAGCCCTTCAGCTTCCTGCCGGGCAAGTGGGCCAACTTCGGCACCCAGCTCAACTACACCTACGTGCAGTCGAAGATCCAGTACGTCACCGGCAGCGGCGCGCTGTCGTTCAACACCGACCTCACCGGCCTGTCGAAGAATGCGTACAACGCCACGCTGTTCTACGAAGGCGAGCGCTTCAGCGGCCGCGTGTCGCTGACCCACCGCGACGGCTACCTGACCCAGGTGCCGGCCACCGAGACCGGCTTCGACATGCACGGCATGCGCGGCACCAATGTCGTCGACGCCAAGCTGACCTACAAGATCGACGAGAAGATCGACATCAGCCTGGAAGGGCAGAACCTGACCAACGTGCCGTACTACGAGTGGGTGCAGACCAGCGCGGGCGGCGCGCAACTGCCGCTGACCTACAGCGAGACCGGCCGCCAGTACGCGATCGGGGTGCGCTACAAGTTCTGA